A single Bosea sp. PAMC 26642 DNA region contains:
- a CDS encoding DUF2849 domain-containing protein, with the protein MTSTPKRPPLPAILLANDLLDGDVVFAVEDADGALDWTRDPRLALVADEGVAAGRLEAFAAAARQQVVDAYLVDVEIGPNGPVPRHFRERFKTLGPSTRPDLGKQAGEGIAGRRSA; encoded by the coding sequence ATGACCAGCACCCCGAAGCGCCCACCTCTGCCTGCCATCCTGCTCGCCAACGACCTGCTCGACGGGGACGTCGTCTTTGCCGTGGAGGACGCAGACGGAGCCTTGGACTGGACGCGAGATCCCCGTCTCGCGCTGGTCGCTGACGAGGGCGTCGCCGCCGGCAGGCTGGAAGCGTTCGCTGCAGCCGCACGACAGCAGGTCGTCGATGCCTATCTCGTCGATGTGGAGATTGGCCCGAACGGGCCCGTGCCGCGCCACTTCCGGGAGCGTTTCAAGACGCTCGGACCCAGCACTCGCCCGGATTTGGGCAAGCAGGCCGGTGAAGGCATCGCCGGCCGCCGGAGCGCCTGA
- a CDS encoding 2Fe-2S iron-sulfur cluster-binding protein: MTVLATLHVTDRHGRSHELDTVEGWRVMEILRDCKVGIDGLCGGSCDCATCHVVVAPDWAHRLPEPRADEIDALDTLPLIEPTSRLSCQIIWADALDGLRLHLPEAA, translated from the coding sequence ATGACGGTTTTGGCTACGCTGCACGTCACCGACAGACATGGCCGGTCCCATGAGCTCGACACCGTCGAAGGCTGGCGGGTCATGGAAATCCTGCGCGACTGCAAGGTCGGCATCGACGGACTATGCGGCGGTTCCTGCGACTGCGCGACCTGCCATGTCGTCGTCGCGCCCGACTGGGCTCACCGGCTCCCCGAACCCCGCGCCGACGAGATCGACGCGCTCGACACGCTGCCCCTGATCGAGCCGACATCGCGCCTCTCTTGCCAGATCATCTGGGCGGACGCCCTGGACGGGCTGCGGCTGCACTTGCCGGAAGCGGCCTGA
- a CDS encoding sulfate adenylyltransferase subunit 1: MSALKARQRANEAARPDDGPANDDGIEPRSLLRFFTCGSVDDGKSTLIGRILFETGAVFDDQLGTLQRDSRKFGTQGDEVDYALVVDGLSAEREQGITIDVAYRYFSTPRRAFIVADTPGHEQYTRNMATGASTADLAVILVDARLGLLRQTLRHSFIVSLVGVRHVVVAVNKMDLVGYDRAVFELISADYRAAAAQLGFTQISFIPVSARNGDNVTSPSAAMAWYRGEPLLAHLENVSVEASGRVHEGAVLPVQWVNRPDSGFRGYSGNLALGQLKQGDAVAILPSGRTSRIARILAPAGEVGHASAGQALTVTLADEIDVSRGDLIVDAARRPPVRRSLNARLLWTGEAPLALGNRYALKLGSSHAHAVVKALHHSIDVATVTPVPATTLAMNDIGTVTLDLDRAIGVLPFSVSTELGGFILIDTISNETVAFGFVDEAATPSAGTNSRLPGSVATLLASLRNRIGPAGSLTRSELSGAVGGNMLASLVLGALVHGLTGSLSSALLVAVADLALRPLFVGGAWALARGLWHRRRSRNQLASENVLGDGI, from the coding sequence ATGAGTGCCCTCAAGGCCCGGCAGCGCGCCAACGAAGCGGCGCGGCCGGACGACGGCCCGGCCAATGACGACGGGATCGAGCCGCGCTCCCTGCTGCGCTTCTTCACTTGCGGCTCCGTCGATGACGGCAAGTCGACGCTAATCGGCCGCATCCTGTTCGAGACCGGGGCGGTCTTCGACGACCAGCTCGGCACTCTCCAGCGAGATTCCCGCAAGTTCGGCACGCAAGGCGACGAAGTCGACTACGCGCTGGTCGTCGACGGGCTCTCGGCCGAGCGCGAGCAGGGCATCACCATCGATGTCGCCTATCGCTATTTCTCGACGCCGAGACGCGCCTTCATCGTCGCCGACACGCCCGGCCATGAGCAGTATACCCGCAACATGGCGACCGGCGCCTCGACCGCCGACCTCGCCGTCATCCTGGTCGATGCGCGGCTCGGCCTGCTCAGGCAGACGCTGCGGCATTCGTTCATCGTGTCGCTCGTCGGCGTTCGCCATGTCGTCGTGGCGGTCAACAAAATGGACCTGGTCGGCTACGATCGGGCCGTCTTCGAGCTCATCAGCGCCGACTATCGCGCCGCCGCCGCTCAACTTGGCTTCACACAGATCAGCTTCATCCCGGTCTCGGCGCGCAACGGCGACAATGTCACGAGTCCGTCGGCGGCGATGGCGTGGTATCGCGGCGAGCCCTTGCTGGCCCATCTGGAAAACGTCTCGGTCGAGGCTTCGGGCCGGGTCCATGAGGGCGCGGTGTTGCCGGTGCAATGGGTCAACCGACCCGATTCCGGCTTTCGGGGCTATTCGGGCAATCTCGCGCTGGGGCAACTAAAGCAGGGCGATGCCGTCGCCATCCTGCCCTCAGGCCGCACGAGCCGCATCGCGCGCATTCTGGCCCCCGCCGGAGAAGTGGGGCACGCCTCCGCCGGCCAAGCCCTGACCGTAACCCTGGCCGACGAGATCGACGTTTCGCGCGGGGACCTGATCGTCGATGCGGCACGGCGTCCCCCGGTCCGACGCAGCCTGAACGCGCGCCTGCTCTGGACAGGCGAGGCGCCGCTCGCTTTGGGCAACCGCTACGCACTGAAGCTCGGCAGCAGCCATGCTCATGCCGTGGTCAAGGCACTGCACCACAGCATCGACGTCGCGACGGTGACGCCGGTGCCTGCGACGACGCTGGCTATGAACGATATCGGGACGGTCACGCTCGACCTCGACAGGGCGATCGGCGTCCTGCCGTTCTCGGTCAGCACGGAACTGGGTGGATTCATCCTGATCGACACGATCAGCAATGAGACGGTCGCGTTCGGCTTCGTCGATGAGGCGGCGACGCCGTCAGCCGGGACCAACTCCCGCCTCCCAGGCTCCGTCGCCACCCTGCTTGCCTCCCTGCGCAACCGTATCGGGCCCGCCGGGTCCCTGACGCGCAGCGAGCTTTCCGGCGCGGTCGGCGGCAATATGCTCGCCTCTCTCGTGCTGGGGGCGCTCGTCCATGGCCTGACCGGCAGCCTGTCGTCGGCACTGCTTGTCGCGGTGGCCGATCTGGCGTTGCGACCGCTTTTCGTGGGCGGGGCATGGGCCTTGGCGCGCGGCCTTTGGCATCGCCGCCGGAGCCGGAACCAACTCGCTTCGGAGAATGTCCTGGGCGACGGGATCTGA
- the cysD gene encoding sulfate adenylyltransferase subunit CysD codes for MRPACRRRRPARPHAHGGGRAVIAPGHLQNLEAEAIFILREVVATCDNPVLLYSIGKDSAVLLHLAMKAFSPGKPPFPLLHVDTTWKFREMIAFRDETVRRLGLELIVHINQDGVKAGIDPVSSGSRIHTDVMKTQGLKQALDKYRFDAAFGGARRDEEKTRAKERVFSLRSADHRWDPKNQRPEPWSLFNTAKRAGESFRVFPLSNWTERDVWDYIALEGIPVVPLYFAAPRPVLRRGDAWIMRDDERLPLLPGEVVETRMVRFRTLGCYPLTGAIESDATNLTDIIAEMRASQSSERQGRIIDHDGTGSMEQKKQEGYF; via the coding sequence ATGCGGCCTGCATGTCGGCGACGACGGCCGGCTCGTCCGCACGCGCACGGCGGAGGTCGCGCTGTGATCGCGCCCGGCCATCTCCAGAACCTCGAAGCCGAGGCAATCTTCATCCTGCGCGAGGTCGTGGCGACCTGCGACAATCCGGTGCTGCTCTATTCGATCGGCAAGGATTCCGCCGTGCTGCTGCATCTGGCGATGAAGGCCTTCTCCCCCGGCAAGCCGCCCTTCCCGCTGCTGCATGTCGATACGACCTGGAAATTCCGCGAGATGATCGCGTTCCGCGACGAAACCGTGCGCCGGCTCGGGTTGGAGCTGATCGTTCATATCAATCAGGATGGCGTAAAGGCCGGCATCGACCCGGTCTCGTCAGGCTCGCGCATCCATACCGATGTGATGAAGACGCAAGGGCTGAAGCAGGCGCTCGACAAATACCGGTTCGACGCCGCCTTCGGCGGGGCCCGCCGCGACGAGGAGAAGACGCGCGCGAAGGAACGCGTCTTCTCGCTCCGGAGCGCCGACCACCGATGGGATCCAAAGAACCAGCGGCCGGAGCCCTGGTCGTTGTTCAACACCGCCAAGAGGGCGGGCGAGAGTTTCCGCGTCTTTCCGCTCTCGAACTGGACCGAACGCGACGTCTGGGACTACATCGCGCTCGAAGGCATCCCCGTCGTGCCATTGTACTTCGCCGCCCCCCGTCCCGTGCTTCGCCGCGGCGATGCCTGGATCATGCGCGACGACGAGCGCCTGCCATTGCTGCCGGGCGAGGTCGTCGAAACCCGCATGGTCCGCTTCCGGACGCTGGGCTGCTACCCGCTGACCGGCGCGATCGAAAGCGATGCAACCAATCTGACCGACATCATCGCCGAGATGCGGGCGTCGCAGAGTTCCGAGCGACAGGGCCGGATCATCGACCATGATGGAACCGGCTCGATGGAGCAGAAGAAGCAGGAAGGCTATTTCTGA
- a CDS encoding phosphoadenylyl-sulfate reductase, whose protein sequence is MAKVAATDETAQTASDPSAPNRVIGRLRRARADVPGRLIFTTSFGLEDQVLTHLIAEAGLAREVSFATLDTGRLFPEVYDLWSETERRYGLSVSAFLPDASSVERMVREQGINGFKASQEARKRCCFLRKLAPLDRALAGAAGWITGLRAGQSEARAATGFIEHDLQRGLTKINPLHDWSREQARLVAQDLGVPVNPLHARGFVSIGCAPCTRAIVPGESERAGRWWWEQDAAKECGLHVGDDGRLVRTRTAEVAL, encoded by the coding sequence ATGGCCAAAGTGGCCGCAACCGACGAAACAGCCCAAACCGCATCAGACCCGTCAGCCCCGAACCGGGTCATCGGGCGCTTGCGGCGTGCGCGTGCGGACGTCCCGGGTCGTCTCATCTTCACGACCAGTTTCGGGCTCGAAGATCAGGTTCTGACGCACCTCATCGCGGAGGCAGGGCTGGCGCGAGAGGTTTCCTTCGCGACGCTTGATACCGGGCGCCTGTTTCCGGAGGTTTATGATCTCTGGTCGGAGACGGAACGGCGCTACGGCCTCAGCGTTTCGGCCTTCTTGCCGGATGCGAGCTCGGTCGAGCGCATGGTCCGGGAACAGGGTATCAACGGCTTCAAGGCCTCGCAGGAAGCGCGCAAGCGCTGCTGTTTCCTGCGCAAGCTTGCCCCCCTGGACCGGGCGCTGGCAGGAGCTGCCGGCTGGATCACGGGCTTGCGCGCGGGCCAGTCAGAGGCGAGAGCGGCGACCGGTTTCATCGAACATGATCTCCAGCGTGGCCTGACGAAGATCAACCCGCTGCACGACTGGAGCCGCGAGCAGGCCCGTCTGGTTGCCCAAGACCTCGGCGTGCCCGTCAACCCGCTGCACGCGCGCGGCTTCGTCTCGATTGGATGCGCGCCCTGCACACGCGCTATCGTTCCAGGCGAGTCCGAGCGTGCCGGTCGCTGGTGGTGGGAGCAGGATGCGGCGAAGGAATGCGGCCTGCATGTCGGCGACGACGGCCGGCTCGTCCGCACGCGCACGGCGGAGGTCGCGCTGTGA
- a CDS encoding FtsX-like permease family protein — protein MNPFAMVLADLRALRWTAAAIVALVAVAVAIGVAIGAQERALRQSSAAAADDFDLLIGAPGSQAQLLMSTVYLQLDAIPLVEGSVLGALARDERVAGFAPIAFGDVTRGYPIIGTTAAFATRWGRIAPNEGRLFSAEGEAVVGADVDYRLGQSITPSHGVAGQAHKPGEEDADEAGHRHAGHDYTVVGRLPRLGSPWDRAILVPIESVWEVHGLGNGHATGTETIGPPFDGAPIPGVPAIVVKPRSVAGAYALRSQYRQGGTMAFFPAEVLVGLYRALGDARGVLILASTLNATLVFAAILLLLIAVTGLRRRRYAVLRAMGAPRLYVLLVIWLGMAALMAFGCAAGLLLGGAAASVLSQLVEAETGLHLAISLGKPEFLQIGLLFCVGTLLSLLPALASFTSPIGTGLRG, from the coding sequence ATGAATCCATTTGCAATGGTCCTTGCCGATCTGCGTGCGCTGCGCTGGACGGCGGCCGCGATCGTCGCGCTGGTGGCGGTGGCCGTGGCGATCGGCGTGGCGATCGGGGCGCAGGAACGCGCGTTACGGCAGAGTTCGGCGGCGGCCGCCGACGATTTCGACCTGCTGATCGGTGCTCCGGGCAGCCAGGCGCAGCTGCTGATGTCGACCGTCTATCTGCAGCTCGACGCGATCCCGCTCGTCGAGGGGAGCGTTCTCGGGGCGCTGGCCCGCGACGAGCGCGTCGCCGGCTTCGCGCCGATCGCCTTCGGAGACGTCACCCGCGGCTATCCGATCATCGGCACCACAGCGGCCTTCGCCACACGCTGGGGCCGCATCGCGCCGAACGAGGGCCGGCTCTTTTCCGCCGAAGGCGAGGCTGTCGTCGGCGCCGATGTGGACTATCGCCTTGGTCAAAGCATCACGCCATCGCATGGCGTCGCGGGACAGGCGCACAAGCCCGGCGAGGAGGATGCCGACGAGGCGGGTCATCGCCATGCCGGCCACGACTACACCGTCGTCGGGCGCCTGCCGCGACTTGGATCGCCGTGGGATCGCGCGATCCTGGTGCCCATCGAAAGCGTCTGGGAAGTCCACGGCCTCGGCAACGGACACGCGACCGGGACGGAGACGATCGGCCCGCCCTTCGACGGAGCCCCCATACCCGGCGTGCCGGCGATCGTCGTCAAGCCCCGCAGCGTCGCCGGAGCCTACGCCCTGCGCAGCCAGTATCGCCAGGGCGGGACGATGGCGTTCTTCCCCGCCGAAGTGCTGGTGGGACTCTATCGGGCACTCGGCGATGCGCGTGGCGTTCTCATCCTGGCCTCGACGCTGAACGCGACCTTGGTCTTCGCCGCGATCCTGCTTCTCCTCATCGCGGTGACGGGGCTGCGCCGGCGACGCTATGCCGTGCTGCGGGCCATGGGCGCGCCCCGGCTTTATGTCCTGCTCGTGATCTGGCTCGGGATGGCCGCGTTGATGGCGTTCGGCTGCGCCGCCGGCCTGTTGCTCGGCGGCGCAGCCGCTTCGGTGCTGTCGCAGCTGGTCGAAGCGGAAACCGGTCTTCACCTCGCGATCTCGCTCGGCAAGCCCGAATTTCTGCAAATCGGCCTGCTGTTCTGTGTCGGCACTCTCCTCAGCCTGTTGCCGGCGCTCGCGTCGTTCACCAGCCCGATCGGAACAGGACTGCGGGGCTGA
- a CDS encoding ABC transporter ATP-binding protein, translated as MPASPSPERAAARALRLSAVTLDHRGGDGRPFRVLDIPELTVPAGTHIGLRGPSGSGKTSLLHLIAGLIVPGTGTVAWGETVLSALPAGARDRWRLATLGFVFQDFHLIPELDILANITLPATFSSWRVGREEREQAAAVAARMGLTDLRRRTGVLSRGEQQRVAIARAVCRRPALILADEPTASLDAAHADEVGALLVDAAREAGATLICATHDAALLARMERRLDIATATQLWDAAA; from the coding sequence ATGCCAGCTTCACCCTCGCCTGAACGAGCTGCCGCCAGAGCGCTCCGGCTCTCCGCCGTCACTCTCGACCATCGCGGCGGCGACGGGCGCCCGTTTCGGGTCCTCGACATTCCCGAACTGACCGTGCCTGCAGGCACCCATATCGGGCTGCGCGGTCCTTCAGGCTCGGGCAAGACCTCGCTTCTGCACCTGATCGCCGGCTTGATCGTGCCGGGTACGGGCACGGTCGCCTGGGGCGAGACCGTACTCTCTGCGCTGCCGGCCGGCGCTCGCGACCGCTGGCGTCTCGCAACGCTCGGCTTCGTCTTCCAGGATTTCCACCTCATCCCGGAACTCGACATCCTCGCCAACATCACCCTGCCCGCAACGTTCTCATCGTGGCGGGTCGGCCGGGAGGAACGGGAGCAGGCGGCGGCGGTCGCCGCGCGCATGGGCCTCACCGATCTGCGCCGCAGGACCGGCGTGCTTTCTCGTGGCGAACAGCAGCGCGTCGCGATCGCGCGCGCGGTCTGCCGGCGCCCCGCCCTGATCCTCGCCGACGAGCCGACGGCGAGCCTGGATGCAGCCCATGCCGACGAGGTCGGAGCCTTGCTGGTCGATGCCGCCCGCGAGGCCGGGGCCACGCTGATCTGCGCCACGCATGATGCCGCGCTGCTGGCGCGGATGGAGCGGCGGCTCGACATCGCAACCGCCACGCAGCTGTGGGACGCGGCCGCATGA
- a CDS encoding alkaline phosphatase, translated as MQLKTIWHATAVGAVLATAPVAAQTIYPINRAEILEGSRFDFKVEFPDAPTSADVAVTINGKAPAEIFGKATAFMQNEEGQKHSALWLRGATLPAGNYVVEATQGTKKATVKWEVFATAQPRRAKNVILFVGDGMSIAHRTAARIMSKGWEEGRYNGELAIDDMPNMALISTSGNDSVVTDSANSAHAYTTGHKSCVNALGVYCAKNALTLDHPKVETIAELIKRRSGMTVGVVTNAEIEDATPASMVAHTRRRSDYNDIVKMFHEVQPDVIMGGGSPNFLPKSTPGSKRTDDLDFIAQFKTAGYTIATTKTEMNAAAASGAKKLLGLYNTSNIDGAFDLRIAKKGGISKFPDQPDVAEQTRAAIDMMKGNQDGFFLMVESGRIDKYSHSLDWERAVFDTIMLDNAVKIAKDFAGERNDTLIIVVPDHTHAVSLVGTYDDERPGQLLRDKLGTYADSKPPNYGPLDADGYPTDVNTSRRLAVVFGTYPDTCDTGRPFMNGERVPAVKSADGKTNVANEGDCTGPLATRKAGNLPFDANSGVHSADDGLLTAMGPGAEKFRGHKPNTYVFRVMAEALALGGK; from the coding sequence ATGCAACTGAAAACGATTTGGCACGCGACGGCGGTTGGAGCCGTCCTTGCAACCGCGCCGGTGGCCGCGCAGACGATCTATCCGATCAACCGCGCCGAAATCCTCGAGGGCTCGCGCTTCGACTTCAAGGTCGAGTTTCCCGACGCGCCGACCTCGGCCGACGTCGCCGTGACGATCAACGGCAAGGCACCCGCCGAGATTTTCGGCAAGGCGACGGCCTTCATGCAGAACGAGGAAGGCCAGAAGCATTCGGCCCTCTGGCTGCGTGGCGCGACGCTGCCGGCCGGCAACTATGTTGTCGAGGCGACGCAAGGCACCAAAAAGGCGACGGTCAAGTGGGAGGTCTTCGCGACCGCCCAGCCGCGCCGCGCCAAGAACGTCATCCTCTTCGTCGGCGACGGCATGTCGATCGCGCATCGCACCGCCGCGCGCATCATGTCGAAGGGCTGGGAAGAAGGCCGCTATAATGGCGAACTCGCCATCGACGACATGCCCAACATGGCGCTGATCTCGACTTCCGGCAACGATTCGGTCGTCACCGACAGCGCCAACAGCGCCCATGCCTACACCACCGGCCACAAATCCTGCGTCAATGCGCTCGGCGTCTATTGCGCCAAGAACGCACTGACGCTCGACCATCCCAAGGTAGAAACCATCGCGGAGCTGATCAAGCGCCGCAGCGGGATGACCGTCGGCGTCGTCACCAACGCCGAAATCGAGGACGCGACGCCGGCTTCGATGGTCGCCCATACCCGCCGCCGCTCGGACTACAACGACATCGTCAAGATGTTCCACGAGGTGCAGCCCGACGTGATCATGGGCGGCGGCTCGCCGAACTTCCTGCCCAAGTCGACGCCGGGCTCCAAGCGCACCGACGATCTCGACTTCATCGCGCAGTTCAAGACCGCCGGCTACACCATCGCCACCACCAAAACCGAGATGAACGCGGCCGCCGCCTCGGGCGCCAAGAAGCTGCTCGGCCTCTACAACACCTCCAACATCGACGGCGCCTTCGACCTGCGCATCGCCAAGAAGGGCGGCATCTCGAAGTTTCCCGACCAGCCCGACGTCGCCGAGCAGACCAGGGCCGCGATCGACATGATGAAGGGCAATCAGGACGGCTTCTTCCTGATGGTGGAATCGGGCCGTATCGACAAGTACAGCCACTCGCTCGACTGGGAGCGCGCGGTGTTCGACACGATCATGCTCGACAACGCCGTCAAGATCGCCAAGGATTTCGCAGGCGAGCGCAACGACACGCTGATCATCGTCGTGCCGGACCACACCCATGCGGTCTCGCTCGTCGGCACCTATGACGACGAGCGCCCCGGCCAGCTCCTGCGCGACAAGCTCGGCACCTACGCCGACTCGAAGCCGCCGAATTACGGCCCTCTCGATGCCGACGGCTACCCGACCGACGTCAACACCTCGCGCCGGCTGGCTGTCGTCTTCGGCACATATCCCGACACCTGCGACACCGGCCGCCCCTTCATGAACGGCGAGCGCGTGCCGGCGGTGAAGAGCGCCGACGGCAAGACCAATGTCGCCAACGAGGGCGATTGCACCGGCCCGCTCGCAACCCGCAAGGCCGGCAACCTGCCCTTCGACGCCAATTCCGGTGTCCATTCGGCCGATGACGGTCTGCTGACCGCAATGGGCCCCGGCGCCGAGAAGTTCCGCGGCCACAAGCCCAACACCTACGTCTTCCGCGTTATGGCGGAGGCGTTGGCCCTGGGCGGCAAGTAA
- a CDS encoding Orn/Lys/Arg decarboxylase N-terminal domain-containing protein encodes MDYFRRFTFLFATPNFDAEDLEGIRFHQIVDEIERSGFEVVKARKLEDAEIAVQTDAAIGCMVVDWGKKGLEGKTASLINLMRRRGLEFPIILLIRRKRFEDVPVEVLDFIDGYIFLSEETPPFIAKSLISRLKQYAETLKTPFFGALVDYAEEGNHLWTCPGHNGGVFYSRSPIGRVFMEHLGEAVFRDDLDNSVLDLGDLLTHEGPALKAQKEAAQIFGAEKTYFVLNGTSTSNKVALAALVTDGDLVLFDRNNHKAAHHGALLIAGGIPVYIPTVRNAWGLIGPMRWDSFDEDALRERIRTNPLVKDPEAWKKPRPFRVAVVEQCTYDGTIHSAEMILQRIGHLCDYIMFDEAWAGFMKFHPLYAGRFAMGLKDLGPDSPGIIATQSTHKQLASFSQASQIHMKDRHIKGQKRRVEHRRFNESFMQYASTSPFYPLFASLDVGAQMMKGRSGEVLWDDTIRLGIELRKKIRAVRREFEEKEARPERRWFFEPFVPDRVSIPDAARPGGVHDVAWEMVATDQLASDPAYWQLAPDAAWHGFAGMAAGFAMTDPNKLTLLTPGFDRATGAYTEHGIPAPVVAQFLRENRIVAEKNDLNSLLFLLTPGVEASKAGTLISGLVAFKKLHDENALLEDAIPEFYRRRPSRYEGVRLRDLCGQMHRFFRDADVSGLQAKQFSPEHLPEMAMSPHDAARCLTRNDVDYLPIDTIAGRIATTPFVVYPPGIATIVPGERLTERAQPMIDYLRMFEASFNTFPGFDVEIQGVYREIDHTGAVRLYTYVVGEQAGG; translated from the coding sequence ATGGACTATTTCAGGCGCTTCACCTTCCTGTTCGCGACGCCGAACTTCGATGCGGAGGATCTCGAGGGAATCCGCTTCCATCAGATCGTCGACGAGATCGAACGCTCTGGCTTCGAGGTCGTGAAGGCCCGCAAGCTCGAAGACGCCGAGATCGCGGTGCAGACCGATGCCGCCATCGGCTGCATGGTCGTCGATTGGGGCAAGAAGGGCCTGGAAGGCAAGACGGCGTCGCTCATCAACCTGATGCGCCGGCGCGGGCTCGAATTCCCGATCATCCTGCTGATCCGCCGCAAGCGTTTCGAGGATGTGCCGGTCGAAGTGCTCGATTTCATCGACGGCTACATCTTTCTGTCCGAGGAAACCCCGCCCTTTATCGCCAAGAGCCTGATCAGCCGCCTCAAGCAATATGCCGAGACGCTGAAGACGCCGTTCTTCGGCGCGCTCGTCGATTATGCCGAGGAGGGCAACCACCTCTGGACCTGTCCGGGCCATAATGGCGGCGTGTTCTACAGCCGCAGCCCGATCGGGCGGGTGTTCATGGAGCATCTCGGCGAGGCGGTCTTCCGCGACGACCTCGACAATTCCGTGCTCGATCTCGGTGATCTGCTGACCCATGAGGGTCCGGCCCTCAAGGCCCAAAAGGAAGCCGCCCAGATTTTCGGGGCGGAGAAGACCTATTTCGTCCTCAACGGCACTTCGACCTCCAACAAGGTCGCGCTGGCCGCGCTGGTGACGGATGGCGATCTCGTGCTGTTCGACCGCAACAACCACAAGGCCGCTCATCACGGCGCGCTGCTGATCGCCGGCGGCATCCCGGTTTACATTCCCACGGTCCGCAACGCCTGGGGACTGATCGGCCCGATGCGCTGGGACAGCTTCGACGAGGACGCTCTTCGCGAGCGCATCCGGACCAATCCGCTGGTCAAGGACCCCGAGGCCTGGAAGAAGCCGCGCCCGTTCCGCGTCGCCGTGGTCGAGCAGTGCACCTATGACGGAACGATCCACAGCGCGGAGATGATCCTCCAGCGCATCGGGCATCTCTGCGACTACATCATGTTCGACGAGGCCTGGGCCGGCTTCATGAAGTTCCACCCGCTCTATGCCGGGCGCTTCGCCATGGGGCTGAAGGATCTCGGGCCCGATTCGCCGGGCATCATCGCGACGCAGTCGACCCACAAGCAATTGGCGAGCTTCAGCCAGGCCTCGCAGATCCACATGAAGGACCGGCATATCAAGGGCCAGAAGCGCCGCGTCGAGCACCGCCGCTTCAACGAGAGCTTCATGCAATATGCCTCGACCTCGCCCTTCTATCCGCTCTTCGCCTCGCTCGATGTCGGTGCGCAGATGATGAAGGGGCGCTCCGGCGAAGTGCTCTGGGACGATACGATCCGGCTCGGCATCGAGCTCCGCAAGAAGATCCGTGCCGTCAGGCGCGAGTTCGAGGAGAAGGAGGCGCGGCCCGAGCGGCGCTGGTTCTTCGAGCCCTTCGTGCCCGACCGGGTCTCGATCCCCGATGCCGCGCGGCCCGGCGGCGTGCATGACGTCGCCTGGGAGATGGTCGCGACCGACCAACTCGCGAGCGACCCGGCCTATTGGCAGCTCGCGCCCGACGCGGCCTGGCACGGTTTTGCGGGGATGGCGGCGGGCTTTGCCATGACCGACCCCAACAAGCTGACGCTGCTGACGCCCGGCTTCGATCGCGCGACGGGCGCCTACACCGAACACGGCATCCCGGCGCCCGTCGTCGCCCAGTTCCTGCGGGAGAACCGCATCGTCGCCGAAAAGAACGATCTCAATTCGCTGCTCTTCCTGCTGACGCCAGGCGTCGAAGCGAGCAAGGCCGGGACGCTGATCAGCGGGCTCGTCGCCTTCAAGAAGCTCCACGACGAAAACGCCCTGCTCGAAGACGCCATCCCGGAGTTCTATCGGCGCAGGCCTTCGCGATACGAGGGCGTGCGCCTGCGCGATCTCTGCGGTCAAATGCACCGCTTCTTCCGCGACGCCGATGTCAGCGGGTTGCAGGCGAAGCAGTTCTCGCCCGAGCACCTGCCGGAGATGGCGATGTCGCCCCATGATGCGGCACGCTGCCTGACCCGCAACGACGTCGATTACCTGCCGATCGACACCATCGCCGGCCGCATCGCGACGACACCCTTCGTGGTCTATCCGCCGGGCATCGCGACGATCGTTCCCGGCGAGCGGCTGACCGAGCGGGCCCAGCCGATGATCGACTATCTCAGGATGTTCGAGGCGAGCTTCAACACCTTCCCCGGCTTCGATGTCGAGATCCAGGGCGTCTATCGCGAGATCGATCACACCGGCGCGGTGCGGCTTTACACTTATGTCGTCGGCGAACAGGCCGGCGGCTGA
- a CDS encoding GNAT family N-acetyltransferase: MEQQTPVVIRPSRDADVEAMLAIYRRHIRRGVEDGVEDRGTPQPDDLKDRRKNLRNRRLPHLVATLGGEVVGYAYVVPFRKRPAYRFTVKHSIYIHHDHVGRGIGRLLMQALIDACAAAGFRQMIGYIDAENAASLALHERFGFARVGLLPGVAYRYGKWSDSVMVQRSLGVGATSPIAPKGGSPTP, from the coding sequence ATGGAGCAGCAAACCCCCGTCGTCATCCGGCCATCGCGCGATGCCGATGTCGAGGCCATGCTGGCGATCTATCGCCGGCATATCCGGCGCGGCGTCGAGGACGGCGTCGAGGATCGCGGCACGCCCCAGCCCGACGATCTGAAGGATCGGCGCAAGAACCTGCGCAACCGCCGGCTGCCGCATCTGGTGGCGACGCTCGGCGGCGAGGTCGTCGGCTATGCCTATGTCGTGCCGTTCCGGAAACGGCCGGCCTACCGTTTCACGGTCAAGCATTCGATCTACATCCATCACGACCATGTCGGTCGCGGGATCGGGCGTCTGCTGATGCAGGCGCTGATCGACGCCTGCGCCGCCGCGGGCTTCAGGCAGATGATCGGCTATATCGACGCGGAAAACGCTGCTTCGCTGGCCCTGCATGAGCGTTTCGGCTTCGCGCGGGTCGGCCTGCTGCCGGGCGTCGCCTATCGCTACGGCAAATGGTCCGACAGCGTCATGGTGCAGAGGTCGCTGGGCGTCGGCGCGACATCGCCGATCGCGCCGAAGGGCGGCTCGCCGACACCTTAA